Proteins encoded together in one Catellatospora citrea window:
- a CDS encoding helix-turn-helix domain-containing protein — MSVEAITWVLNDAPDLPPNLVATLIALANHADPNGQAAAPSQNLLARYTRKKPRTIRDDLAALKANGLIRHGDQQQVAFLPADRRPVVYDLAMERHAQPPTADTDPRPQNSPPAAVDNPVDNPVDRRAAVHCRPAARHHPSIASAGGPPPSATNTLISANVKREAAYRRRTILEEEVRPPTPEALASATGLLLELEHPWRVGRRTAAALAPLVAAAFSAGWKRKDLAAHLAGNPGGVRSYTAVLRARLGDLPAPPRPRNVPQPPPRRRSPAWCGGCSPKSRMIASPLHLGKFVRCPRCHTDSLGARTSQTAVTGDRVSPRSWPIGRQLRTPA; from the coding sequence GTGAGCGTCGAAGCGATCACCTGGGTGCTCAACGATGCACCCGACCTGCCGCCCAACCTTGTCGCCACCCTTATCGCCCTCGCCAACCACGCCGACCCCAACGGCCAGGCCGCCGCGCCCTCGCAGAACCTCCTGGCCCGCTACACCCGTAAGAAGCCCCGCACCATCCGCGACGACCTCGCAGCCCTCAAGGCCAACGGGCTCATCCGCCACGGCGATCAGCAGCAGGTGGCCTTCCTGCCCGCCGACCGGCGACCGGTCGTCTACGACCTGGCCATGGAACGCCACGCACAACCACCGACAGCCGACACGGATCCCAGGCCACAGAACAGCCCACCTGCCGCTGTGGACAACCCTGTGGACAACCCTGTGGATAGGCGGGCGGCGGTCCACTGCCGCCCGGCGGCCCGTCACCACCCGTCGATCGCATCGGCAGGTGGTCCACCGCCATCCGCAACCAACACGCTGATCAGCGCAAATGTGAAACGGGAGGCGGCGTACCGCCGCCGAACCATATTGGAGGAGGAGGTAAGACCTCCAACACCCGAAGCACTCGCCTCAGCGACAGGCCTGCTGCTCGAACTCGAGCATCCGTGGCGCGTCGGCCGACGCACCGCCGCAGCGCTCGCTCCGCTCGTGGCCGCCGCGTTCTCCGCCGGCTGGAAGCGAAAAGACCTTGCCGCGCACCTGGCTGGCAACCCCGGCGGCGTCAGGTCCTACACCGCTGTCCTACGTGCCAGGCTCGGCGACCTCCCGGCGCCACCCCGACCGCGTAACGTACCTCAGCCACCACCACGGCGTAGGTCGCCTGCATGGTGCGGCGGTTGCTCGCCCAAGTCGCGGATGATCGCCTCACCGCTTCACTTGGGCAAGTTCGTCCGCTGCCCCAGGTGTCACACCGACAGCCTCGGCGCGCGAACATCTCAGACAGCCGTGACAGGAGACCGCGTGTCACCGCGATCATGGCCGATTGGTCGGCAGTTGCGAACGCCCGCATGA
- a CDS encoding AAA family ATPase: MRNVLITGVSAAGKSTLARWLAEHGQRAVSLDGYPGLCDWVDEHGRGVTWPTDPDHEWMTRHRWVWRPQVLDGILADAANQAGGTLFACGRAVNAREMADRFDAVIGLFIDEQTMAARLGDPKRGNPFGRMGDSRQYLLDNLNADQRALAEWADAIIDARKPLEHVGEEVMAAAAIALLRMKAPSQHGTRSPQARS; encoded by the coding sequence GTGAGAAACGTATTGATCACGGGTGTGTCTGCCGCGGGTAAGAGCACGCTGGCGCGCTGGCTCGCCGAACACGGTCAGCGTGCTGTCAGCCTTGACGGATACCCAGGACTTTGCGACTGGGTCGACGAACACGGACGCGGCGTGACCTGGCCGACCGACCCTGACCACGAGTGGATGACACGGCACCGCTGGGTGTGGCGGCCGCAAGTCCTTGACGGGATCCTTGCAGATGCCGCCAACCAGGCAGGGGGAACGCTGTTCGCGTGCGGCCGGGCCGTCAACGCCCGCGAAATGGCCGACCGGTTCGACGCGGTCATCGGTCTGTTCATCGATGAGCAGACCATGGCGGCCAGATTGGGCGATCCCAAGCGAGGCAACCCGTTCGGCCGTATGGGCGACAGTCGCCAGTACCTCCTCGACAACCTCAACGCAGATCAGCGCGCGTTGGCCGAATGGGCTGACGCGATCATCGACGCACGGAAGCCGCTTGAACACGTCGGTGAGGAGGTCATGGCCGCGGCCGCGATAGCGTTGTTGCGAATGAAGGCGCCGTCCCAGCACGGCACGCGCAGTCCCCAAGCCCGTAGCTGA
- a CDS encoding BTAD domain-containing putative transcriptional regulator: MLAGLPAALAIVAGWPLPDAWPTGQQWLAWLERPVTVPFMIGLFACVGWLLWAGLLLAVLAEILSMVGRVDTSRWRLPAALRAVAAGLVGAVVLAITGSAARAAAPPAAASTVAGMTGPAASAAAGPRTAVESVPPASAATTTKVHHGKITFEVRGQRYHAIVNRGDTMSKIAQQWLGDADRWPEICRLNWHRHWPKIGGKLRDCDLIYPRWDLRLPADATPPPGALRIGTPPRTTPPPQQTAPPQPSPQPTVTAPADPDGVIEPESATTNPPATSDQNPHTDASHQPAPGAGVTLPGGWVSAALAAAILAAVTATWAVRRQRYRPRQPISLRHPDPWWPPLPDIVRRLRTALHHRDRPDRDDIDDLTPVQQPPTQTGQNLAQPAPATPQNEVHDNHPNEHDHKPTPALAADTTATGPQLAGLGTLPSNGLVLHGPGAHAAARGLIAATITATQQMPGDLITTGSTAMALLGDSGPAHPRLTVAATTAEAIEHVTRQILARTRHTHDLHQPPSLPATVLLLDSTEGHDKVLDALLPVAAASNIGAVLLDSHPAAEAITVNDDGTTSRGTRLATLDTDSTRQLLDITNPPAGDQPPPHLPAAATEPHPTPPADQALNRTQIKIIGAPRILDQHGRPITGLRAAAIQTMVLLAVEGTHVAKTDLWELLFPDATMRRAEERFAVTIADLRNGFRRASGDTTRNAVPNPGGRYRLDPHLVDVDLWQFNTHLDAAARTTDPETRQRHLRQALDLHTGPLADGTDYDWIEPHQHAFASKVIDTLVALAEIVSGHTEAAELLDRACVLAPANPAVFGQAVKTWQRAERPDRISAAVGRYLDALKELELEVDQDTASLIRVVAAEIRTVT, encoded by the coding sequence ATGCTGGCGGGGCTGCCCGCAGCCCTGGCCATCGTGGCAGGTTGGCCACTGCCTGACGCATGGCCGACAGGCCAGCAGTGGCTTGCGTGGCTGGAACGGCCGGTCACGGTGCCGTTCATGATCGGCCTGTTCGCGTGCGTCGGCTGGCTGCTGTGGGCTGGCCTGCTGCTCGCCGTTCTCGCGGAGATCCTGTCGATGGTGGGGCGGGTGGACACGTCGCGGTGGCGGCTGCCCGCTGCGCTGCGGGCCGTCGCGGCCGGCCTGGTCGGCGCCGTCGTTCTCGCGATCACCGGCAGCGCCGCCCGTGCCGCCGCCCCACCCGCCGCTGCCAGCACGGTGGCGGGCATGACCGGGCCAGCAGCATCCGCCGCTGCGGGACCACGTACTGCAGTCGAGTCCGTCCCGCCGGCATCGGCGGCGACCACAACCAAGGTCCACCACGGGAAGATCACGTTCGAGGTCCGCGGGCAGCGGTACCACGCCATCGTGAACCGAGGCGACACCATGTCCAAGATCGCCCAGCAATGGCTAGGTGACGCCGACCGGTGGCCGGAGATCTGCCGCCTCAACTGGCACCGCCACTGGCCCAAGATCGGCGGCAAGCTACGCGACTGCGACCTCATATACCCCCGCTGGGACCTTCGCCTGCCCGCCGACGCGACCCCGCCGCCGGGCGCCTTGCGCATCGGCACGCCGCCACGCACGACGCCACCGCCCCAGCAAACGGCGCCACCACAACCGTCACCGCAACCGACCGTCACCGCACCGGCAGACCCCGACGGCGTTATCGAACCCGAGTCCGCGACCACCAACCCACCCGCCACCAGCGACCAGAACCCACACACCGATGCCAGCCACCAGCCCGCGCCCGGCGCAGGCGTCACCTTGCCGGGTGGATGGGTCAGCGCCGCGCTGGCCGCAGCGATCCTGGCCGCAGTCACCGCCACATGGGCGGTCCGCCGGCAGCGCTACCGCCCACGTCAACCCATCAGCCTGCGCCACCCCGACCCCTGGTGGCCGCCGCTACCCGACATCGTGCGCCGCCTACGCACAGCGCTACACCACCGCGACCGACCCGATCGCGACGACATCGACGACCTGACGCCCGTCCAGCAGCCACCAACCCAGACCGGCCAGAACCTCGCGCAACCGGCCCCGGCCACGCCACAGAACGAGGTACACGACAACCACCCCAACGAGCACGACCACAAACCCACGCCAGCGCTCGCTGCCGACACCACGGCCACCGGGCCACAACTGGCAGGCCTCGGAACGCTGCCGTCCAACGGCCTGGTCCTCCACGGGCCCGGCGCCCACGCCGCCGCACGAGGGCTCATCGCCGCGACCATCACCGCAACCCAGCAGATGCCCGGCGACCTCATCACCACCGGCTCCACCGCCATGGCGCTACTGGGCGACAGCGGCCCCGCCCACCCCCGGCTGACCGTCGCGGCCACCACTGCCGAGGCCATCGAGCACGTCACCCGGCAGATCCTGGCCCGCACCCGCCACACCCACGACCTGCACCAACCCCCATCCCTGCCAGCCACCGTCCTGCTACTGGACAGCACCGAAGGCCACGACAAGGTCCTCGACGCGCTACTGCCGGTCGCAGCCGCCAGCAACATCGGCGCCGTCCTACTCGACTCCCACCCCGCTGCCGAAGCCATAACCGTCAACGACGACGGCACCACCAGCCGCGGCACCCGCCTGGCCACCCTCGACACCGACAGCACCCGGCAACTGCTCGACATCACCAACCCACCCGCCGGCGACCAGCCACCCCCGCACCTGCCGGCAGCCGCCACCGAACCGCACCCGACACCACCAGCCGACCAGGCCCTCAACCGCACCCAGATAAAGATCATTGGAGCGCCGCGGATCCTCGACCAGCACGGCCGACCCATCACGGGCCTACGCGCTGCAGCGATCCAGACCATGGTGCTACTCGCCGTTGAAGGCACCCACGTCGCCAAAACCGACCTGTGGGAACTGCTGTTCCCCGACGCGACCATGCGGCGAGCTGAAGAACGCTTCGCTGTCACCATCGCCGACCTGCGCAACGGATTCCGCCGCGCCAGCGGCGACACCACCCGCAACGCCGTACCCAACCCCGGCGGCCGCTACCGCCTCGACCCCCACCTCGTCGACGTCGACCTGTGGCAGTTCAACACCCACCTCGACGCCGCCGCCCGCACCACCGACCCCGAAACCAGACAACGCCACCTGCGCCAGGCGCTCGACCTGCACACCGGTCCTCTCGCCGACGGCACCGACTACGACTGGATCGAACCCCACCAGCACGCCTTCGCCAGCAAAGTGATCGACACCCTGGTAGCTCTTGCCGAGATCGTCTCCGGCCACACGGAAGCGGCCGAGCTACTCGACCGGGCCTGCGTCCTGGCACCGGCCAATCCCGCAGTCTTCGGACAGGCCGTCAAGACATGGCAACGCGCCGAGCGGCCAGACCGAATCTCGGCCGCAGTCGGCAGATACCTCGACGCGCTAAAGGAACTCGAGTTAGAAGTCGATCAGGACACCGCCAGCCTAATCCGAGTTGTTGCAGCGGAAATCCGGACGGTGACCTGA
- a CDS encoding IS5 family transposase (programmed frameshift) — MARGDLSNAEWAVLEPLLPAQPARGGQWRDHRQVVNAICWIKRTGSPWRDLPERYGPWKTAYQRFRRWAADGTWAMLKKQVIALAEADDDIDWDAQIDATIVRVHQHAAGARKRGSTVTNPRARQGIGRSRGGLTTKVHTLSDGRGRSLATRITPGQAADTRQLAALLDQVAVPRPGGIGRPRKRPDSLTGDKAYSSRANRALLRSRDITTVIPEPNDQIANRKRRGRVGGRPPNFDRAAYRKRNQVERGFNRRKHWRGLATRFDKLASHYQATLDLVEALDWLRAVPDRHDPRDRT, encoded by the exons GTGGCCCGTGGAGACCTGAGCAACGCCGAGTGGGCTGTGCTGGAGCCGTTGCTTCCGGCGCAGCCCGCTCGCGGCGGACAGTGGCGTGACCACCGGCAAGTCGTCAACGCGATCTGCTGGATCAAACGCACTGGGTCGCCTTGGCGTGACCTGCCCGAACGCTACGGGCCGTGGAAGACCGCCTACCAGCGGTTCCGGCGCTGGGCCGCCGACGGCACCTGGGCCATGCTCAAGAAGCAGGTCATCGCCCTGGCCGAGGCCGACGACGACATCGACTGGGACGCCCAGATCGACGCCACGATCGTGCGAGTGCACCAGCACGCCGCCGGCGCCCGTAAAAGGGGCTCGACAGTGACGAATC CGCGGGCACGCCAGGGCATCGGACGCTCCCGCGGCGGGCTGACCACGAAGGTCCACACCCTGTCCGACGGACGCGGCCGATCCCTGGCCACCCGGATCACCCCCGGTCAGGCCGCCGACACCCGCCAGCTGGCGGCGCTGCTGGACCAGGTCGCGGTTCCGCGTCCGGGTGGCATCGGTCGGCCACGCAAGCGCCCGGACTCGTTGACCGGCGACAAGGCGTATTCGTCACGAGCCAACCGGGCGCTGCTGCGTTCACGGGACATCACCACGGTCATCCCGGAGCCCAACGACCAGATCGCCAACCGGAAGCGGCGCGGGCGCGTCGGTGGTAGACCACCGAACTTCGACCGCGCCGCATACCGCAAACGCAACCAGGTAGAACGCGGGTTCAACAGGCGCAAGCACTGGCGCGGCCTGGCCACCCGGTTCGACAAGTTGGCCAGCCACTACCAGGCCACCCTCGATCTCGTCGAGGCCCTGGACTGGCTACGCGCCGTGCCTGACAGACATGATCCGCGAGACAGAACCTAG
- a CDS encoding DUF4262 domain-containing protein: MATTKNCACLICSGSAPGRDAGTAETVRKHGWSVFWIAGGTDFAYTVGLWHTFRRPEAVMFGLDGKGMRHWLNDYVNHGREQGWPEENEPVQGVVEDFPTQLRPVHGSWHDALFGTAYRFYRGPVPFQQLVWPDRNGLWPWEEGATASSRNRQAFSWLPVHEHPKGGWRLVGELEPQFPFPVGPDSWALTTRGIATGASPIAQVVRDGGSYDVLDVRGYHADDLCLTFLGELAQRHPHLAGCADLADGQVAALQADQTWSWSRLSRGNRRDSKRSWKVVQPI, translated from the coding sequence GTGGCGACTACAAAGAATTGCGCGTGCCTGATCTGCAGCGGAAGCGCTCCAGGTCGCGATGCCGGCACGGCCGAGACAGTACGGAAACACGGCTGGTCGGTGTTCTGGATAGCCGGCGGGACGGACTTCGCGTACACGGTCGGCCTGTGGCACACGTTCCGTCGCCCAGAAGCAGTGATGTTCGGGCTCGATGGCAAAGGCATGCGGCACTGGCTCAACGACTACGTGAACCACGGCCGCGAGCAGGGCTGGCCCGAGGAGAACGAGCCGGTCCAGGGGGTCGTTGAAGACTTTCCCACCCAGCTTCGGCCGGTGCACGGCTCCTGGCACGATGCCCTCTTCGGTACGGCGTACCGCTTCTATCGAGGGCCGGTGCCCTTCCAGCAGTTGGTATGGCCGGACCGAAACGGGCTCTGGCCCTGGGAGGAAGGAGCCACGGCGAGCAGTCGCAACCGTCAAGCCTTCTCCTGGCTACCGGTCCATGAGCATCCGAAGGGCGGCTGGCGCCTGGTCGGCGAGTTGGAGCCACAGTTCCCGTTCCCCGTTGGCCCGGATTCATGGGCTCTGACCACTCGCGGAATCGCTACTGGTGCTAGCCCCATCGCCCAAGTGGTTCGCGACGGGGGCAGCTATGACGTACTTGACGTGCGGGGATATCACGCAGATGACCTTTGCCTGACCTTCCTGGGTGAACTCGCACAACGGCACCCACACCTTGCTGGCTGCGCTGACCTCGCTGACGGCCAGGTCGCAGCCCTGCAGGCAGATCAAACCTGGAGTTGGTCGCGGCTATCGAGAGGTAACCGCCGCGACAGCAAACGATCGTGGAAGGTTGTCCAACCGATCTGA
- a CDS encoding type VII secretion target, whose translation MDTDALRTAAAVASEAAGEAAGAARLVDRAVYRSGPTPWGDDPGLGQSFETVFAEPRHALIQAMEKLPEVLRDMADKLQQASQAFVDTEQDAVTVARSLAPRLPLDRM comes from the coding sequence GTGGATACCGACGCACTGCGCACGGCGGCCGCCGTGGCCAGCGAAGCGGCTGGGGAGGCCGCTGGCGCGGCGCGGCTGGTGGACAGGGCGGTGTACCGGTCCGGACCCACGCCGTGGGGCGATGATCCCGGGCTGGGGCAGAGTTTCGAAACGGTGTTCGCTGAACCCCGCCATGCCCTGATACAGGCGATGGAGAAACTGCCCGAGGTGCTACGCGACATGGCAGACAAGCTGCAGCAGGCCAGCCAAGCCTTCGTCGACACCGAGCAGGACGCGGTCACGGTGGCGCGGTCGCTGGCGCCGCGGTTACCGCTGGACAGGATGTGA
- a CDS encoding transposase: MLDSPIRNRRSGQWQIPIGLSAAGDNPGCSTSEASYAVGCGVSPVEASSGKIHRLRLNRGGDRWANAALSG, encoded by the coding sequence GTGCTTGATTCTCCGATCCGGAACAGACGATCCGGTCAATGGCAGATACCGATCGGATTGTCGGCTGCTGGCGACAATCCCGGATGCTCGACCAGCGAGGCGTCATACGCCGTCGGCTGTGGGGTCAGCCCCGTCGAGGCTTCCTCAGGCAAGATCCATCGCCTGAGGCTCAACCGAGGAGGCGACAGGTGGGCCAACGCGGCGCTTTCCGGATGA
- a CDS encoding MarR family winged helix-turn-helix transcriptional regulator encodes MTQAGSELTALAQGWCALALLHGRIEAHIERALQSEHDLSVREYSLLDVLSRQHNGVGGHLQMKEVSDTVSLSKSATTRLVTRLEDKGLLERYLCPTDRRGIYTNVTEAGLQLLAQARPTNDTALREAMDAAATDAELAPLVDAVRSLHVRAS; translated from the coding sequence ATGACACAGGCAGGCTCCGAGCTCACTGCCTTGGCCCAAGGCTGGTGTGCGCTCGCCCTGCTGCACGGCAGGATCGAGGCGCACATCGAGCGCGCTCTGCAGAGTGAGCACGATCTCAGCGTGCGTGAGTACTCTCTGCTCGACGTCCTCAGCCGTCAGCACAACGGAGTAGGTGGGCACCTGCAGATGAAGGAGGTCTCCGACACGGTTTCCCTCAGCAAGAGCGCCACTACTCGGCTGGTCACCCGCCTGGAGGATAAAGGTCTGCTGGAGCGGTACCTGTGCCCGACCGATCGGCGCGGAATCTACACCAACGTCACCGAGGCTGGCCTGCAGCTGCTCGCGCAGGCCCGACCCACCAATGACACGGCCCTACGGGAGGCGATGGACGCGGCAGCCACAGACGCGGAGCTGGCGCCTCTCGTCGATGCCGTCAGGTCTCTGCACGTGCGTGCTTCCTGA
- a CDS encoding MFS transporter, with translation MPLALLALAIGAFGIGTTEFVIMGLLPQVSRDFGVTIPTGGLLVTGYALGVVAGAPLMTALGTKIPRKRMLMILMGLFVAGNILSALAPTFTVMLIGRVLASLAHGAFFGIGSVVAADLVAKDKKAGAISMMFTGLTVANVIGVPLGTLVGQTAGWRVTFAIVAAIGLIGLAGVARLVPDLPKPQGVRLRHELAVFKNVQVLLAMAMTVLGFGGVFAAITYIAPMMTHVAGFTDGSVTWLLVLFGLGMVAGNLLGGKFADRALMPMLYTSLGSLAIVLSLFAYTAHHKSAAAVTITLIGALGFATVPPLQKRVLDQAYDAPTLASAVNIGAFNLGNALAAWLGGLVIDAGLGYTAPNWVGATLAASALALAVLSAGTEHRKDAATVVARPPSTQALTVQR, from the coding sequence ATGCCACTCGCACTTCTGGCCCTCGCGATCGGGGCCTTCGGCATCGGCACCACAGAGTTCGTGATCATGGGGTTGCTGCCCCAGGTCTCCCGCGACTTCGGGGTCACCATCCCCACCGGCGGACTGCTCGTCACCGGGTACGCCCTCGGCGTCGTTGCGGGGGCTCCCCTGATGACCGCACTGGGCACCAAGATCCCGCGCAAGCGGATGCTCATGATCTTGATGGGCCTGTTCGTCGCCGGCAACATACTGTCCGCCCTCGCGCCGACGTTCACCGTCATGCTCATCGGCCGGGTCCTCGCCTCCCTGGCCCACGGAGCGTTCTTCGGCATCGGCTCGGTCGTCGCCGCAGACCTCGTCGCCAAGGACAAGAAGGCCGGCGCGATCTCGATGATGTTCACCGGACTCACCGTCGCCAACGTCATCGGCGTACCACTCGGTACACTGGTCGGACAGACCGCAGGATGGCGCGTCACATTCGCCATCGTCGCCGCGATCGGACTGATAGGCCTCGCCGGGGTCGCCCGCCTCGTCCCCGACCTGCCCAAGCCCCAGGGCGTTCGCCTACGCCACGAACTGGCCGTGTTCAAAAACGTCCAAGTCCTGCTCGCCATGGCCATGACCGTGCTCGGCTTCGGCGGAGTCTTCGCCGCCATCACCTACATCGCACCGATGATGACGCACGTCGCCGGATTTACCGACGGGTCCGTCACCTGGCTGCTGGTCCTGTTCGGCCTCGGCATGGTCGCCGGCAACCTACTCGGCGGCAAGTTCGCCGACCGCGCCCTGATGCCCATGCTGTACACCTCGCTCGGGTCCCTCGCGATCGTCCTCAGCCTGTTCGCCTACACCGCCCACCACAAGAGCGCAGCCGCAGTGACCATCACCCTGATCGGCGCACTCGGATTCGCCACCGTCCCACCCCTGCAGAAACGCGTCCTCGACCAGGCATACGACGCTCCGACGCTTGCCTCGGCCGTCAACATCGGCGCCTTCAACCTCGGCAACGCCCTGGCCGCCTGGCTCGGCGGCCTGGTCATCGACGCAGGACTCGGCTACACGGCCCCCAACTGGGTCGGCGCGACCCTTGCCGCCAGCGCCCTCGCGCTCGCCGTCCTGTCCGCCGGCACGGAGCATCGTAAAGACGCCGCCACCGTCGTAGCCCGCCCACCGTCAACACAAGCCCTGACGGTTCAACGCTGA
- a CDS encoding alpha/beta hydrolase, whose protein sequence is MERQSEPRVRVTTLETAPQLLYEHVGAQEVTQDTTATTNPEPGSPSVPERRRRSPLRRAGAIAGVVVLLIAAVFLWPLGKESLQRATPRTLSFQAAESAAQAVVSADETNTEVQPSCRSLLRSHGLKRAKTVLMLHGYTACPDQVAELAQFFFDKGYNVYVPRAPRHGVIDKLAHADVTADELVTYANESLNIAAGLGEEVGVIGQSGGGVLATWLAEYRGDAVDRLMVLSPFYQPASAHAPAFAVKPLTVLFGFGLLPDHINGDGQSFHALTQYLRIVKNYPDKPQRSSLQAVAVVTSVDDTSIDLPTAQDLPAALAADTGASFVKDIVPSGQGLTHDIVGPTKSGGAARRFYPRYFALYEGSSPM, encoded by the coding sequence ATGGAGCGGCAATCGGAGCCGCGCGTTCGCGTGACCACGCTCGAAACAGCGCCACAGCTGCTGTACGAACATGTAGGAGCTCAAGAAGTGACGCAAGATACCACTGCCACCACGAATCCGGAGCCGGGTTCGCCCAGCGTCCCGGAGCGGCGGCGACGCTCGCCATTGCGCCGTGCCGGCGCCATCGCCGGCGTGGTTGTGCTGCTGATCGCAGCCGTTTTCCTGTGGCCTCTGGGCAAGGAGAGCCTGCAGAGGGCGACACCGCGCACGTTGTCGTTCCAGGCAGCCGAGTCGGCGGCGCAGGCCGTCGTCTCGGCCGACGAGACGAACACCGAGGTGCAACCCTCGTGCCGCAGCCTGTTGCGCTCACATGGCCTGAAGCGTGCCAAGACGGTGCTGATGCTGCACGGGTACACCGCGTGTCCGGACCAGGTAGCTGAACTTGCCCAATTTTTCTTCGACAAGGGCTACAACGTCTACGTGCCGCGGGCACCGCGCCACGGTGTGATCGACAAGCTGGCGCACGCCGACGTGACTGCGGACGAGCTGGTCACCTACGCCAACGAGAGCTTGAACATAGCTGCGGGTCTGGGGGAGGAGGTCGGCGTGATCGGTCAGTCGGGCGGCGGCGTTCTGGCCACCTGGCTGGCCGAGTACCGGGGTGACGCGGTCGACCGCTTGATGGTGTTGTCGCCGTTCTACCAGCCCGCGTCGGCTCACGCTCCGGCCTTCGCCGTCAAGCCACTGACGGTTCTCTTCGGTTTCGGCCTGCTGCCCGATCACATCAACGGCGATGGACAGTCCTTCCACGCGCTAACACAGTACCTGCGGATCGTCAAGAACTATCCCGACAAACCGCAGCGCTCGTCGCTGCAGGCGGTTGCCGTCGTCACCTCGGTCGACGACACGTCCATCGACCTGCCGACGGCTCAGGACCTGCCAGCCGCGCTGGCTGCCGATACTGGCGCGTCGTTCGTCAAGGACATCGTCCCTAGCGGGCAAGGCTTGACTCATGACATCGTCGGCCCGACAAAAAGCGGCGGTGCTGCTCGGCGGTTCTATCCGCGCTACTTCGCGCTTTATGAGGGCAGCTCCCCCATGTAG
- a CDS encoding transposase, whose protein sequence is MHAGTAPIPVWTGNRTRHRLNRSGNRQLNTALHRIAVTQLRVHPPTKALVERQVSQGNSRPEALRVLRRHLADIVYHRLRKAEATGPTDLALT, encoded by the coding sequence ATGCACGCCGGCACAGCCCCCATCCCCGTCTGGACGGGCAACCGGACGCGCCATCGCCTCAACCGCAGCGGCAACCGGCAGCTCAACACCGCTCTTCATCGCATCGCCGTAACACAACTGAGGGTCCACCCACCCACCAAAGCCCTGGTCGAACGCCAGGTAAGCCAGGGCAACTCCCGACCCGAGGCACTGCGAGTCCTGCGCCGCCACCTTGCCGACATCGTCTACCACCGACTCCGAAAGGCCGAAGCCACCGGGCCTACCGACCTCGCCTTGACATAG
- a CDS encoding amino acid ABC transporter ATP-binding protein: MTISASTSTSVSMGVRDITLAFGANQVLRGVNLDVPRGTTTCVIGPSGSGKSTLLRTINRLIEPDHGDVLLDGRSVLGDNPDQLRQRVGMVFQQFNLFPHMSVLRNVTLALRRIRKIPEDQAAALARHELDRVGLAAKAEARPAQLSGGQQQRVAIARALALQPQVMLFDEATSALDPELVKGVLSLMADLSAGGMTMLVVTHEMGFAREVADRVAFMDHGVVLEAAPPEAIFEAPEHPRLRQFLSQVF; the protein is encoded by the coding sequence ATGACCATTTCGGCCAGCACGAGCACCTCGGTCAGCATGGGCGTCCGGGACATTACATTGGCGTTCGGAGCCAACCAGGTGCTGCGCGGCGTCAACCTGGATGTACCGCGCGGCACCACGACCTGCGTGATCGGCCCGTCTGGCTCCGGAAAGTCCACCCTGCTGCGCACGATCAACCGCCTGATCGAGCCGGACCACGGCGACGTGCTTCTCGACGGCCGCAGCGTCCTCGGCGACAACCCGGACCAGCTGCGGCAGCGGGTCGGGATGGTGTTCCAGCAGTTCAACCTCTTCCCACACATGAGCGTGCTGCGCAACGTCACGCTGGCGCTGCGGCGGATCCGCAAGATACCCGAAGACCAGGCGGCGGCGTTGGCTCGCCACGAGCTTGACCGAGTGGGTCTCGCTGCAAAGGCTGAGGCCCGGCCCGCGCAACTGTCCGGTGGCCAGCAACAGCGCGTGGCCATCGCCCGGGCACTGGCGTTGCAGCCACAGGTGATGCTCTTCGACGAGGCCACCTCGGCACTGGACCCCGAGCTGGTCAAGGGTGTGCTGTCGCTGATGGCGGACCTGTCCGCAGGCGGAATGACGATGCTGGTGGTCACCCATGAGATGGGCTTCGCCCGCGAGGTGGCCGACCGGGTCGCCTTCATGGACCACGGTGTGGTGCTGGAGGCCGCTCCCCCTGAAGCGATCTTCGAGGCCCCCGAGCACCCACGGCTACGCCAGTTCCTGTCCCAGGTCTTCTAG